One stretch of Variovorax sp. 54 DNA includes these proteins:
- a CDS encoding glycosyltransferase: MVAAQGAQRHILCMKWGTKYGPEYVNRLYAMVRRHLSGDFKFVCLTDDGNGIRPEVTCLPIPPLNLQLAPGQRDGAWKKLTTFEQDLHGLRGTALFLDVDVVIVGSLDAFFEQPGEFLIIHDYARPWRRERITGNSSVYRFELGAHADVLAYFRANMDKVQAEYRNEQAYLSDVLHKQGKLAYWPAAWCPSFKYHGIPTWPTNYWEEPFVPEGARVMVFHGECNPPDALAGRRNRAFRYIRPASWVARHWKE; this comes from the coding sequence TTGGTGGCAGCGCAAGGCGCCCAGCGCCATATCCTCTGCATGAAGTGGGGCACCAAGTACGGCCCCGAGTACGTCAACCGGCTCTACGCCATGGTGCGCCGCCACCTCAGCGGCGACTTCAAGTTCGTCTGCTTGACCGACGACGGCAACGGCATCCGCCCCGAAGTGACGTGCCTGCCCATTCCGCCGCTCAACCTCCAGCTGGCCCCGGGCCAGCGCGACGGCGCCTGGAAGAAGCTCACCACCTTTGAGCAGGACCTGCACGGCCTGCGCGGCACCGCCCTCTTCCTGGATGTCGACGTGGTGATCGTCGGCAGCCTGGACGCCTTCTTCGAGCAGCCCGGCGAGTTCCTGATCATTCACGACTACGCCCGCCCCTGGCGGCGCGAGCGGATCACGGGCAATTCATCGGTCTACCGCTTCGAGCTGGGTGCCCACGCCGACGTGCTGGCGTACTTCCGCGCCAACATGGACAAGGTGCAGGCCGAATACCGCAACGAGCAGGCCTACCTGTCGGACGTGCTCCACAAGCAGGGCAAGCTGGCCTACTGGCCCGCGGCCTGGTGCCCGAGTTTCAAGTACCACGGCATCCCGACCTGGCCGACCAACTACTGGGAAGAGCCCTTCGTGCCCGAAGGCGCCCGCGTGATGGTGTTTCACGGTGAGTGCAACCCGCCCGATGCGCTGGCGGGACGGCGCAACCGCGCCTTCCGCTACATCCGGC
- a CDS encoding YhbY family RNA-binding protein, whose translation MPAIQLTPAERKVHRAEAHHLDPIVMVGGDGLTPAVKKEADAALKAHGLIKVRVFSDDRLARDAMLQELADELDAAPIQHIGKLLVLWRPKPEKERVVDEDRMPGPRDVKIVKYSKRGGQRPEIKTLRVLGNQRLTPGGTIKRAKAKRPLSAKKRNQAD comes from the coding sequence ATGCCCGCCATTCAACTTACCCCTGCCGAGCGCAAGGTGCACCGCGCCGAAGCTCACCACCTGGATCCGATCGTCATGGTCGGTGGAGACGGGCTCACCCCTGCCGTGAAAAAGGAGGCCGACGCGGCCCTGAAGGCCCATGGCCTGATCAAGGTTCGCGTCTTCTCCGACGACCGCCTCGCCCGTGACGCCATGCTCCAGGAGCTCGCCGACGAGCTCGACGCCGCCCCGATCCAGCACATCGGCAAGCTGCTCGTGCTGTGGCGTCCGAAGCCCGAAAAGGAGCGTGTGGTCGACGAAGACCGCATGCCCGGCCCGCGCGACGTGAAAATCGTCAAGTACAGCAAGCGCGGCGGCCAGCGCCCTGAAATCAAGACCCTGCGCGTGCTCGGCAACCAGCGCCTCACCCCTGGCGGCACCATCAAGCGCGCCAAGGCCAAGCGTCCGCTGTCGGCCAAGAAACGCAACCAGGCGGACTGA